The genomic segment CTGGATTAAGACCTTGAGCAATTTTGTCTGCAGTACTGTCATTTAAATCGTTCGTCAAAATATTCTGCGTCATTAAATTAGACAAGGTACGGTTAAAGATTCCGGCTGCAACAACTTTACTGGTCGCTGCTTCAATCACCCGCCAGCTTAGACTCACCTGAGCCGCGCCAGCATTCAGACCATACATCTGCTGCTCACTGGCACTAGATAAATCTTTAATCTGACCAACCAGCAAATAATCTGCGCCAACTTTCTGACCAATGCGTGCCAGTTCCTGTGGTGCGCCATCCCAATACAGGAAATCAGTTTCAGACTGCATTTCCTCAATATAGTGACGATCAACCACACTTAACTGTCCGCTTTGGGTCAGATAAGTGCCCAGTGTATCGGATAATTCCTGACTAAATTCACGGGCAGATCCCCCACCAGCCAGTCGATTATTTTTTTCTGCCATCTGGAATGGTAAAACAGCGATCCGGTGTAAATGCTGATCCTGCACAGCAGATTCAAATTTAACTACATGAGCACGAACTTTGGCCCGATAATTATTCTTCGCTCCAGAAACACTGAGCACCTGGAATTTAGTAACTGAACCCGAGCCCTGATTGGCTACACTAAAGACCGGGGATACCTTGCCGGTATAGGTCCAGCCTTGATGATTCACTGATAAAGAAACGGTTTCTTCATAATCCATCTGTGAAGAAACCGAAGCACCATTTACTGATTGAACCGCTACCAATAACGCTTCAGAAATGGCCTGATGCTGTGTAGAACCACTGCCGCTGGCTTCTTTGATCACTTCCTTAATTGCTGCAAAAGCAGGTGAACTGAGCAATCCGGACAATAAGCCTGCAAGTAATATTTTTTTCATAATGAATTCTTCTGCGGTCACTGTGCCAAAGCACAGCAACCTTAATTTAAATTACAGGCCGAAAGTCGAACGCTTGCCTGCTTTACGGATTTCTTTCTCGCCAGTCCACTCGACAATTCCAGTCTGCAGGTTTTGCAATTTAAAGGTGAACTTGTAATACACATCGCTCTTGCTGCCCGCATTTTTTACAATGCTCGACAAGTTGCCATTTAGCATATATTCAGCACCGATATGACCACCGCTCCGTACAGCGGTTGCCTGATTCACCATGCCGCTCTGTTTTTGATAGGCCAGTTGTTGCGCCATCGCATTCACAGACTTCATATCCACAAACCGGAATTTTCCAGAGTTGATCAGCTTGTTCTGAATGCTGTCAGTAATGGATTCAGTATCAATATGTTCCTGAGTTTTATTGTGAATACGATCTACTACAATCACCGGGCGACGGTTTTGTGTCATCTGTACGATCGGCGGGAACATCAGCATGTCATCCACCATTTTCGCTGCGATCATTTGCAGATCAGTCGAACCGAAGTCAGTCGTCAAAGTTTCAACTGCTTGCGCATCGCCATAACTCACTGCACCAGTAGACGCACAGCCACTAACCAGAGTCGTTGCTGCCAATACAGCGAAAATCAATTTTGCATTCATGTTTAATCTCTCTTATTTTTTCAAGTACACAACAACATCGACAGCAGATGGATTTGGCGCCAGGGATTGCACGCCTTTGGTTTCACGGCCAGTTAACTGAATCGGCTTCCAGATGGCACCTTCAGGATTCACTTCCGCACCTTGCGCATCTACCCACACGATCTTGTAGCTAAAATCTTTGTTATTAAAACGACGGTTTTTGATTGCAATTGATGCGCGCTTCAAATCCCCTGCCGCACTCATATTTACGCGTTCTACAAATACTTCCGTACTCAGGATCGGGTTATTGGTGATCGTACGGATGCTGATTTCATTGCTTGAATTGGTCTGGGTCGACAAGGCATTCGGTGCAGTACACCCCACCATTAACAGTGCCCCTAAACCAAGTACTGCAAAGCTGAATTGATGTTTCATATCGTTCTCTTAGATTTTATTAATGTGGGATGGTGCTTACGCTGGCAGTAATCTTGTCATTGACGTGATGTGCATAGACAAAGACAGTTTGATTGGCTTTGACATCCAGATTGACAGCTGAACTGGAAAGACTGCCGCTAGAGAGCTGTAATTTATGGTTACCTGGAGCGAGATTTAAGCGGGCAATCTGGGCATTACTTGGCAAGGTACTCCAGCCACGCAAGTCGGCACGTTCAGTTGACATATTAAGCACATTGCCGGCCACCTGACCCAAAATACCCAGCTGATTGCCCAACTGTTTTTGTGCCGCATATTTGGCGCTTGCACGCATGATTTGACTGGTCAGATTGCCTACTACTTTTTCTTTCAGATCTTTAACTGCCAGAGCGCCAATATCACTAATCACGTAGCTGTCTTGCATAGGCTTATTGTTAACTTTGACTTTTAAGCTTTTCGGTGCCACATAGGTGCTTGGTTCATAAGTCGCAAAAGCGATATTGACCAGACCGCCTGGTGTTGGCACATCAATCTTGTTTTCAACCTTTTGTGGCACAATGCCTTGCTCGATAAAGACAATCACCGGCACACTGCCACTTTTTGGTTTTGCTACTAACTGATTCAGGCGTTTTACATCTTGGGCAATCTGCGCATCTGGTTGTAATTCATAGGCCTTTTTATAATCTACCAAGGCATCATTATATTCACCCAAGGTTTCCCATAAATTGGCAGCCATGTAGAACGCATACGCATTCTGGTAGCTGTTTTTAATCTTGCCTGCAATAGGGTCCAAACCTATAAACGCTTCATCCAGTGCGCTAAGCGGATTTCCTTCAGTAGCCGGTTTTTTAACTTTATCTTTTTTTCTTTCCAGCTCTTTCTGGTGAGCCAGTTCAATTTCACGCTGGAGGCCTTGCGCGACCCGCATTTCTACGGATGCAGCTTCTAAATCTTTGAGAAAAATATAGTTTTTTGCCTGAGAAATATGTGCCAGTACCTGTTCATGTGGTGGCACCAGATAAGGAACGATTGAATCATTACTCATCAAAGCCAGAGCTTTAAAGCCCACACGGGATACACTGACTTTCGCACGATTTTGCTGTTTATCCAGCAAAGTAAAAGCCTGTTTATAATATTCTTGGCTTTGATCATATTGATGATTAACCTGTAATAAACGGGCTTGTTCTAACAGATATAAAACTCCATCTTTTGAATTAGTTTTATTCTTGAAATCTGTAATTAAATTTTCAGACAGTTCTGCATTTAAATGACTACGAAAAAAATTACCTTCTTCATTATATGTTTTGAATACTGCCGCATGGGAAATAATAGATGCTGAACATAGAGTAGAAATTAAAGTCGGCGAATTCAAACATGAGGTGCGACAGTTTCAAAAGCCTTATGATAATCAACAAGCTGAGCAAATTTCTCTAATGGTGTAAGCCAATCTAACGCTTTTCTAGGACGAGTATTCAGTGACATGGCGACTTGATTTAAATAATGCTGATCTGCCTGATTTAAATCAATCCCTTTAGGTAAATATTGCCTAATTAAACCATTCATATTTTCGCATGTACCTTTCTGCCATGGCGAATGTGGGTCACAGAAATATACATCTATGCCTAAATCTTCTTCGAGGATTTTATGTTCTGACATCTCACGTCCACGGTCATAGGTCAACGTTTTACGTAGTTCTGCAGGTAAATATTTCAGAGCTTCAGTTAAAGCCTTGCGCACTGATTCTGCCTTTGCATCAGGTAATGTTGCCAAGATACAGAGCCGTGTATTTCGTTCAATAAGTGTTGCTATCGAACTTTTATTGTCTTTACCTTTAATTAAATCGGCTTCCCAATGACCCGGTATTTTTCTTTCTTGAACTTCGGCTGGGCGCTCATGAATAGTTTTAATATCCTGTAATATAGAATCTTTTTTAGGTTCACCGTTAGCTTTTCGCTTTTTATTTTCATGACGCAGACAGGATAATAAGTCTTTTTTCAACTCACCCTTTGGTAATGCTCGTATAGTTGAATAAATCGTTGTATGGCTTACATTCATTGTTTGATCCAAATCAGGAAATGTCTTTAAACGCTTTGCTATTTGCTGAGGAGACCATAAACAACGGATCGCTTCAACAATAAATCTCCAGAGAATTGAGTCGATTTTGAGTTTTCTGTGACCGCGTCTACGTCTAGCGAAGGTGTTATCAGAAGCATATTGAGCTTGATAAACGTCATTGATGCTATTTCTTTTAAGCTCACGATAGATCGTACTAGGATGTCTTTTAATGAGTTCAGCAAATTTTCTGGCTGAAAAGCCTTCTTTTCTTGACTCAAGCATTAATGCAGTACGATCTTCAAAGTTAAGATGATGGTATGACAATTTTATATACTCCATAAACCCTTTAAATTAATTAGGTGGTTTATGTCGCACTTCAAGTTTTACTCTGCCGTCCCTTTAAAAAAATGATGCATAACGATCCGTTAAAATAATAGAAGATTAAAAATCGGCGCATCTTACAAACAAAGCCTGATTGTTTCAATATGTAGTTTATGTATATATTACGTAAAATTTAACTCTAAACAAACGCATTATATTTACCTAAATTAAACAATATTAAATAAACTTTACAAATTATGATCGTTTTTAAGTATGAAAAATCTTTTCTATTATTGCTATATAAGTTTAATTAATTACATCTATTCATTAATAAAATAACTTATAAAAAATTAATAAAAAATAAAGCACTCCGCTTTAAATATAAAATTTAATATTTTCTTTTATTTAATTATTTAGTTTAATTATTAAACAATTAAAAATATATAAACTTATCCCTTATTGAATTTATTTTATATTCTTAGTCAATAATAAATGCACTCTAGAATTTACCATTCAATAAAATAAAACTGATTTTATTGATTTATTGAAAAAATAAAAAAAATACCTATTTGTAGTTTTTTTATACTCAGTATCTACAAAGCTAAGTTGTCAGTGGTGCATTTTTGTGGGATAAGTAAATAAAGGAATAGATAATTTGCAAATTGAAAATCCAGTCTTTTGCCCTGATAAATCATCTACCACGATCACAAACGATATAGACTTTTGGAGAGCCGCTCAGGTGACTAAACAATATCTGACTCATCGTTGTCTGATTGCGCCACCCCATGCAAGTGACGATTTTTTTGCCCATACGGTCATTTATCTGGCTCGTCATGATGAAGATGGCGCTCAAGGGATTATTATTAACCGCCCTGCTGGCATTCAAATTAAAGAATTGCTGAATGATCTGGACATTGAGGCGGATAATGTCAATCCCCATGAAGTGTTGCAAGGTGGACCTTTGCGACCAGAGGCCGGTTTTGTCCTGCATACCGGTCAGCCGACTTGGCATTCCTCTATTGCTGTGGGTGAAAATGTTTGTATTACCACATCTAAAGATATTCTGGATGCGATTGCGCATAATGGAGGCGTAGGCCGCTATCAGATCGCCTTGGGTTATGCGAGCTGGGGCAAACATCAGCTTGAAGAAGAGATTGCCCGAGGTGACTGGCTAATCTGTGAATCCGATATGGACCTGATTTTTAACTTACCTTATAACGACCGCTGGGATGCTGCCTATAAAAAAATGGGCGTAGACCGAACCTGGTTATCTTCCGA from the Acinetobacter sp. YWS30-1 genome contains:
- a CDS encoding CsgG/HfaB family protein translates to MKKILLAGLLSGLLSSPAFAAIKEVIKEASGSGSTQHQAISEALLVAVQSVNGASVSSQMDYEETVSLSVNHQGWTYTGKVSPVFSVANQGSGSVTKFQVLSVSGAKNNYRAKVRAHVVKFESAVQDQHLHRIAVLPFQMAEKNNRLAGGGSAREFSQELSDTLGTYLTQSGQLSVVDRHYIEEMQSETDFLYWDGAPQELARIGQKVGADYLLVGQIKDLSSASEQQMYGLNAGAAQVSLSWRVIEAATSKVVAAGIFNRTLSNLMTQNILTNDLNDSTADKIAQGLNPEILQGLKLQPVQTRQAYDQSPGYGMTPGSSDQPVKW
- the lpoB gene encoding penicillin-binding protein activator LpoB — translated: MNAKLIFAVLAATTLVSGCASTGAVSYGDAQAVETLTTDFGSTDLQMIAAKMVDDMLMFPPIVQMTQNRRPVIVVDRIHNKTQEHIDTESITDSIQNKLINSGKFRFVDMKSVNAMAQQLAYQKQSGMVNQATAVRSGGHIGAEYMLNGNLSSIVKNAGSKSDVYYKFTFKLQNLQTGIVEWTGEKEIRKAGKRSTFGL
- a CDS encoding YcfL family protein; the protein is MKHQFSFAVLGLGALLMVGCTAPNALSTQTNSSNEISIRTITNNPILSTEVFVERVNMSAAGDLKRASIAIKNRRFNNKDFSYKIVWVDAQGAEVNPEGAIWKPIQLTGRETKGVQSLAPNPSAVDVVVYLKK
- a CDS encoding IS30 family transposase — its product is MLESRKEGFSARKFAELIKRHPSTIYRELKRNSINDVYQAQYASDNTFARRRRGHRKLKIDSILWRFIVEAIRCLWSPQQIAKRLKTFPDLDQTMNVSHTTIYSTIRALPKGELKKDLLSCLRHENKKRKANGEPKKDSILQDIKTIHERPAEVQERKIPGHWEADLIKGKDNKSSIATLIERNTRLCILATLPDAKAESVRKALTEALKYLPAELRKTLTYDRGREMSEHKILEEDLGIDVYFCDPHSPWQKGTCENMNGLIRQYLPKGIDLNQADQHYLNQVAMSLNTRPRKALDWLTPLEKFAQLVDYHKAFETVAPHV
- a CDS encoding YqgE/AlgH family protein, with the protein product MTKQYLTHRCLIAPPHASDDFFAHTVIYLARHDEDGAQGIIINRPAGIQIKELLNDLDIEADNVNPHEVLQGGPLRPEAGFVLHTGQPTWHSSIAVGENVCITTSKDILDAIAHNGGVGRYQIALGYASWGKHQLEEEIARGDWLICESDMDLIFNLPYNDRWDAAYKKMGVDRTWLSSEIGHA